One region of Dissulfurirhabdus thermomarina genomic DNA includes:
- a CDS encoding efflux RND transporter permease subunit, with protein MPASPAGPPPAASWIDRVLRFCLEKKIVVFLLVAFTCLWGVMVAPFDWKISWLPRDPVPVDAIPDIGENQQIVFTEWMGRSPQDVEDQVTYPLTVSLLGIPGVKTIRGYSMFGFSTIYVIFKEKVDFYWSRSRILEKLASLPAGTLPPGVRPRLGPDATALGQVFWYTLEGRDPEGRPTGGWDLHELRSIQDWIVRYALQSAEGVSEVASVGGFVREYQVDVDPDAMRAYGVKLADVAAAVRGANLDVGARTMEINRVEYVIRGIGFVKRLSDIGQAVIRSVDNVPVRVSDVADVHLGPALRRGVLDKGGAEAVGGVVVVRYGANPLAAIENVKRKIAEIAPGLPTKTLPDGTVSRVTIVPFYDRTGLIHETLGTLDTALVEEILVTVIVVLMVVMHLRSSLLISGLLPLAVLMCFIAMKAFGVDANVVALSGIAIAIGTMVDMGIVICENILRHLDRAPPDADRKEIIFRASSEVGGAVLTAVSTTVVSFLPVFTMEAAEGKLFKPLAFTKTFALAASIVVALTVIPPLAHLLFRPGRMSSRLRAWAGGGLVPAGLALAATVSWWAGLAVAAAGAYHLAAPRLPARWRDRAPLAANLLAVLVVLVSLTEHWLPLGPERGLARNLVVVAAMIFGLLGLFQAFRRVYPALLAWCLERKAAFLAVPGFFVVLGGLVWLGFPAFFGWLPDPVLELAPVRALARAFPGLGKEFMPPLDEGAFLFMPTTMPHASIGEAHDVLRKQDMAIRTIPEIETVVGKLGRVESPLDPAPISMIETIITYKPQYLVDEGGHRRRFRFDPDATDLYRNAAGEPVAAPDGLPYRVRGRFVRDDRGRLVPDPGGRPFRLWRPALDPELNPGRKAWPGVRSPDDIWDAIVAAAALPGTTAAPKLQPIAARVVMLQSGMRAPMGVKVKGPTLAAIEKAGLDIERLLKEVPSIEPSTVIADRIVGKPYLEIHLDREAIARYGLKVRDVQDVIETAVGGRIVTTTVEGRERYPVRVRYLRELRDSPERLADILVPAPGGAQIPLGQLAEVRYVRGPQVIKSEDTFLTGYVVFDKRPGTAEVDVVREAQRHLQEKIASGELVLPAGVSYAFTGSYESQVRSERKLRVVLPVALFIIFLILYLHFGSVPVTTLVFSGILVAWAGGFLTVWLYGQPWFLDFAVFGVNMRELFQVHPINLSVAIWVGFLALFGIASDNGVLVATVLDQTFAERPPATTAEIRRAVVEGATRRIRPALMTSATTILALLPVLTSTGRGSDIMVPMAIPSFGGMCIQVLTVLVVPVLYCGLKEAGLRRAGNH; from the coding sequence GTGCCCGCCAGCCCCGCCGGCCCGCCCCCCGCCGCCTCCTGGATCGACCGGGTCCTCCGGTTCTGCCTGGAGAAGAAGATCGTCGTCTTCCTCCTCGTGGCCTTCACCTGTCTCTGGGGGGTCATGGTGGCCCCCTTCGACTGGAAGATCTCCTGGCTGCCCCGGGACCCCGTCCCGGTGGACGCCATCCCGGACATCGGCGAGAACCAGCAAATCGTCTTCACCGAGTGGATGGGGCGCTCGCCCCAGGACGTGGAAGACCAGGTCACCTACCCGCTCACCGTGTCGCTGCTCGGCATCCCGGGGGTGAAGACCATCCGCGGCTACTCCATGTTCGGCTTCTCCACCATCTACGTCATCTTCAAGGAGAAGGTGGACTTCTACTGGTCCCGGTCGCGGATCCTGGAGAAGCTGGCGAGCCTCCCCGCCGGGACGCTGCCCCCCGGGGTGCGCCCGCGGCTCGGTCCCGACGCCACGGCGCTGGGCCAGGTCTTCTGGTACACCCTCGAGGGACGCGACCCGGAGGGCCGCCCCACGGGCGGCTGGGACCTCCACGAGCTCCGGAGCATCCAGGACTGGATCGTCCGCTACGCCCTGCAATCCGCGGAGGGCGTGAGCGAGGTGGCCTCCGTGGGCGGCTTCGTGCGGGAGTACCAGGTGGACGTGGACCCGGACGCCATGCGGGCCTACGGGGTGAAGCTCGCCGACGTGGCCGCGGCCGTCCGGGGCGCCAACCTCGACGTGGGGGCGCGCACCATGGAGATCAACCGGGTGGAATACGTGATCCGGGGGATCGGGTTCGTCAAGCGCCTCTCCGACATCGGCCAGGCGGTGATCCGGTCGGTGGACAACGTGCCCGTCCGCGTCTCGGACGTGGCCGACGTCCACCTCGGCCCCGCCCTCCGGCGCGGGGTCCTCGACAAGGGGGGCGCCGAAGCCGTGGGCGGCGTGGTGGTGGTCCGCTACGGGGCCAATCCCCTGGCGGCCATCGAGAACGTCAAGCGCAAGATCGCCGAGATCGCCCCGGGTCTCCCCACGAAGACCCTCCCCGACGGCACCGTGAGCCGGGTCACCATCGTCCCCTTCTACGACCGGACCGGCCTCATCCACGAGACCCTCGGCACCCTGGACACGGCCCTGGTGGAGGAGATCCTGGTCACGGTGATCGTGGTGCTCATGGTGGTGATGCACCTGCGGAGTTCCCTCCTGATCTCCGGGCTCCTCCCCCTGGCGGTGCTCATGTGCTTCATCGCCATGAAGGCCTTCGGCGTGGACGCCAACGTGGTGGCCCTCTCCGGCATCGCCATCGCCATCGGCACCATGGTGGACATGGGGATCGTGATCTGCGAGAACATCCTCCGGCACCTCGACCGGGCCCCTCCGGACGCGGACCGGAAGGAGATCATCTTCCGGGCGTCCAGCGAGGTGGGCGGCGCCGTGCTCACCGCGGTCTCCACCACCGTGGTGAGCTTCCTCCCGGTCTTCACCATGGAGGCGGCGGAGGGGAAGCTCTTCAAGCCCCTGGCCTTCACCAAGACCTTCGCCCTGGCGGCCTCCATCGTGGTGGCCCTCACGGTGATCCCGCCCCTGGCCCACCTCCTCTTCCGGCCGGGGCGGATGTCCTCGCGGCTGCGGGCCTGGGCGGGGGGGGGCCTCGTCCCCGCCGGCCTCGCCCTCGCCGCCACGGTCTCGTGGTGGGCCGGCCTCGCCGTGGCCGCCGCGGGGGCCTACCACCTGGCGGCCCCGAGGCTGCCGGCCCGCTGGCGGGATCGCGCCCCCCTGGCGGCCAACCTCCTCGCCGTCCTGGTGGTGCTGGTGAGCCTCACCGAGCACTGGCTGCCGCTGGGCCCGGAACGGGGGCTCGCCCGGAACCTCGTCGTGGTGGCGGCCATGATCTTCGGCCTCCTCGGCCTCTTCCAGGCCTTCCGGCGGGTGTACCCCGCGCTGCTCGCCTGGTGCCTGGAGCGCAAGGCCGCCTTCCTGGCCGTGCCCGGCTTCTTCGTCGTCCTCGGCGGGCTCGTGTGGCTGGGCTTCCCGGCCTTCTTCGGCTGGCTGCCGGACCCCGTCCTCGAGCTGGCCCCGGTCCGGGCACTGGCCCGGGCCTTCCCCGGCCTCGGGAAGGAGTTCATGCCGCCCCTCGACGAGGGCGCCTTTCTCTTCATGCCCACCACCATGCCCCATGCCTCCATCGGCGAGGCCCACGACGTGCTGCGCAAGCAGGACATGGCCATCCGGACCATCCCGGAGATCGAGACCGTGGTGGGCAAGCTCGGCCGGGTGGAAAGCCCCCTGGACCCGGCCCCCATCTCCATGATCGAGACCATCATCACCTACAAGCCCCAGTACCTGGTGGACGAGGGCGGGCACCGCCGGCGCTTCCGGTTCGACCCGGACGCCACCGACCTTTACCGGAACGCGGCCGGGGAGCCGGTCGCCGCGCCGGACGGCCTGCCCTACCGGGTCCGGGGCCGCTTCGTGCGGGACGACCGGGGCCGGCTCGTCCCGGACCCCGGCGGCCGCCCCTTCCGCCTCTGGCGCCCGGCCCTCGACCCGGAGCTCAACCCCGGGCGAAAGGCCTGGCCCGGCGTCCGGAGTCCCGACGACATCTGGGACGCCATCGTGGCCGCGGCCGCCCTCCCGGGCACCACCGCGGCCCCCAAGCTCCAGCCCATCGCCGCCCGGGTGGTCATGCTCCAGAGCGGGATGCGGGCCCCCATGGGCGTCAAGGTCAAGGGCCCCACCCTGGCCGCCATCGAGAAGGCGGGGCTCGACATCGAGAGGCTCCTCAAGGAGGTCCCCTCCATCGAGCCATCCACGGTCATCGCCGACCGGATCGTGGGAAAGCCCTACCTCGAGATCCACCTCGACCGGGAGGCCATCGCCCGCTACGGGCTCAAGGTACGCGACGTCCAGGACGTCATCGAGACCGCGGTGGGGGGCCGCATCGTCACCACCACCGTGGAGGGACGGGAGCGCTACCCCGTCCGGGTCCGCTACCTCCGCGAGCTCCGGGATTCGCCGGAACGCCTGGCGGACATCCTGGTGCCCGCCCCGGGCGGGGCACAGATCCCCCTCGGGCAGCTCGCCGAGGTCCGCTACGTCCGCGGCCCGCAGGTCATCAAGAGCGAGGACACCTTCCTCACCGGCTACGTGGTCTTCGACAAGCGCCCGGGGACCGCCGAGGTGGACGTGGTCCGCGAGGCCCAGCGCCACCTACAGGAGAAGATCGCCTCGGGCGAGCTGGTCCTTCCCGCCGGGGTGAGCTACGCCTTCACCGGGAGCTACGAGAGCCAGGTCCGATCGGAGCGGAAGCTCCGAGTGGTGCTCCCCGTGGCCCTCTTCATCATCTTCCTCATCCTCTACCTTCACTTCGGGTCGGTGCCGGTGACGACCCTGGTCTTCTCGGGGATCCTCGTCGCCTGGGCCGGGGGCTTCCTCACCGTCTGGCTCTACGGGCAGCCCTGGTTCCTGGACTTCGCGGTCTTCGGGGTGAACATGCGGGAACTCTTCCAGGTACACCCCATCAACCTGAGCGTGGCCATCTGGGTGGGCTTCCTCGCCCTCTTCGGCATCGCCTCGGACAACGGCGTCCTGGTGGCCACGGTCCTGGACCAGACCTTCGCGGAGCGCCCCCCGGCCACCACGGCGGAAATCCGCCGGGCCGTGGTGGAAGGGGCCACCCGCCGGATCCGGCCGGCCCTCATGACCTCGGCCACCACCATCCTCGCCCTCCTCCCGGTGCTGACCTCCACCGGCCGGGGGTCCGACATCATGGTCCCCATGGCCATCCCCTCCTTCGGGGGGATGTGTATCCAGGTCCTCACCGTGCTGGTGGTGCCGGTGCTCTACTGCGGCCTCAAGGAAGCCGGGCTCCGCCGCGCCGGGAACCACTGA
- a CDS encoding efflux RND transporter periplasmic adaptor subunit, with the protein MRLSPSLRRLSDRRLLLSAALVAAFLIGLAMGGRTPGPATPAPTAAPAAGTIWTCAMHPQIRLPAPGKCPICGMDLIPLRPAPEKEAPLGPRQIRLSPEAVKLAEIQTAPVERRPVDVEIRLFGKIAYDETRLATIASWVAGRIDRLYVDFTGTTVQRGQPMVGLYSPELLSAQEELLQALETYRSTPPGRNARLREDARRNLEAVREKLRLWGLTPGQVREIERRGAASDHVTILAPLGGVVIHKNAVEGLYVKTGTPIYTIADLSRVWIRLDAYEKDLAWVHLGQDVEFRVEARPGERFHGTVTFVDPYLDEQTRTVRLRVEAPNPGGRLRPGMLVHAVVRARLPGPGAGAAPPVVIPASAPLLTGKRAVVYVAVPGRPGVFEGREVVLGPRAGEFYVVREGLHPGERVVTNGNFKIDSALQIQARPSMMNPEGGGPAPGHMHGGSGTKHEAAPPGAGGDAGRVHEGSGTKAAPTAGR; encoded by the coding sequence ATGCGCCTCTCCCCTAGCCTGCGCCGCCTCTCCGACCGGCGCCTCCTTCTCTCGGCCGCCCTGGTCGCCGCCTTCCTGATCGGGCTCGCCATGGGCGGCCGGACCCCCGGGCCCGCCACGCCGGCCCCGACCGCCGCACCGGCCGCCGGGACCATATGGACCTGCGCCATGCACCCCCAGATCCGGCTCCCGGCACCCGGGAAATGCCCCATCTGCGGCATGGACCTCATCCCCCTCCGGCCCGCGCCGGAAAAAGAGGCCCCCCTCGGCCCCCGCCAAATCCGGCTCTCGCCGGAGGCCGTGAAACTGGCCGAGATCCAGACCGCACCGGTGGAGCGCCGCCCCGTGGACGTGGAGATCCGCCTCTTCGGAAAGATCGCCTACGACGAGACCCGGCTCGCCACCATCGCCTCGTGGGTCGCCGGGCGGATCGACCGCCTCTACGTGGACTTCACCGGCACCACCGTCCAACGGGGCCAGCCCATGGTCGGCCTCTACAGCCCGGAACTCCTCTCCGCCCAGGAGGAGCTGCTCCAGGCCCTCGAGACCTACCGCTCCACGCCGCCCGGGCGCAACGCCCGCCTCCGGGAGGACGCCCGCCGGAACCTCGAGGCCGTCCGGGAAAAGCTCCGGCTCTGGGGGCTCACCCCCGGGCAGGTCCGGGAGATCGAGCGGCGCGGGGCGGCCTCGGACCACGTCACCATCCTCGCGCCCCTGGGCGGGGTGGTCATCCACAAGAACGCCGTGGAAGGCCTGTACGTGAAGACCGGGACCCCCATCTACACCATCGCGGATCTCTCCCGGGTCTGGATCCGGCTCGACGCCTACGAGAAGGACCTGGCCTGGGTCCACCTGGGCCAGGACGTGGAGTTCCGGGTGGAGGCGCGCCCCGGCGAGCGCTTCCACGGCACCGTCACCTTCGTGGACCCCTACCTGGACGAGCAGACCCGCACCGTCCGGCTCCGGGTGGAGGCCCCCAACCCCGGGGGCCGCCTCCGCCCCGGGATGCTGGTCCACGCCGTGGTCCGGGCCCGGCTCCCCGGGCCGGGGGCCGGGGCCGCCCCTCCGGTGGTGATCCCGGCCTCGGCCCCCCTCCTCACCGGCAAGCGCGCCGTGGTCTACGTGGCCGTTCCCGGCCGGCCGGGCGTCTTCGAGGGGCGCGAGGTGGTCCTCGGCCCCCGGGCCGGCGAATTCTACGTGGTCCGGGAGGGCCTCCACCCCGGCGAGCGGGTGGTCACCAACGGCAACTTCAAGATCGACAGCGCCCTCCAGATCCAGGCCCGGCCCAGCATGATGAACCCCGAGGGCGGCGGCCCCGCTCCCGGGCACATGCACGGCGGCTCGGGCACCAAGCACGAGGCCGCCCCGCCCGGGGCCGGGGGGGACGCCGGCAGGGTGCACGAAGGCTCGGGCACCAAAGCGGCCCCGACGGCGGGGAGGTAG
- a CDS encoding TolC family protein — translation MPLLIRTLGILLLFSLLPVCRPLAAPSPSAPPAAGAELPADAGLDQMLAYAERHNPGLRAARAAWEAARARVPQAASLPDPRFTYGYYFQEVETRVGPQRQRFGLSQTFPWFGKLGLRARMAAEAAEAARQRLEAVRLRVAYRVREAYTEFAYLRRAVAITEASAGLLETWEGVIRTRLRAGTGSHAALIKAQVERERLDDRVRSLRDMLTPAAALLNSALGRPADAPLPAAAEIPDLPPPPPREHLRQRVLSANPELLALAHRAARAEAGVELARKLARPDFTLGVDYVQTDGALATGVPDSGKDPVMGRITVNLPIWFGTYRAAEREAEAGRRAALAERHDAEYRLAADLDRLLFRYDDAERKVRLYGDSLVRKAQESVRATERAFTAGKADFLDLVEAQRTLLEFELALARARADRAVSAAAIEMLAGGPSRPRPERTPGGETGRPATGGPHAPLP, via the coding sequence ATGCCGCTCCTGATCCGCACCCTCGGCATCCTCCTCCTCTTCTCCCTGCTCCCGGTCTGCCGCCCGCTGGCCGCCCCGTCCCCTTCGGCCCCGCCGGCCGCGGGCGCCGAGCTCCCCGCCGACGCCGGCCTCGACCAGATGCTCGCCTACGCCGAGCGCCACAACCCCGGCCTCCGGGCGGCCCGGGCGGCCTGGGAGGCGGCCCGCGCCCGTGTCCCCCAGGCCGCGAGCCTCCCGGACCCGCGCTTCACCTACGGTTACTACTTCCAGGAGGTGGAGACCCGGGTGGGCCCCCAGCGGCAGCGGTTCGGCCTCTCCCAGACGTTTCCCTGGTTCGGCAAGCTCGGCCTCCGGGCCCGGATGGCGGCCGAGGCGGCCGAGGCGGCCCGCCAGCGACTCGAGGCCGTCCGCCTGCGGGTCGCGTACCGGGTCCGGGAGGCCTACACCGAGTTCGCCTACCTCCGGCGGGCCGTGGCGATCACCGAGGCCAGCGCCGGGCTCCTCGAAACGTGGGAGGGGGTCATCCGGACCCGGCTCCGCGCCGGAACCGGCTCGCACGCCGCTCTCATCAAGGCCCAGGTGGAACGGGAACGCCTGGACGACCGCGTGCGCTCCCTCCGGGACATGCTCACCCCGGCCGCCGCCCTCCTGAACAGCGCCCTCGGCCGGCCTGCGGACGCGCCGCTGCCGGCGGCGGCCGAGATCCCGGACCTCCCGCCCCCGCCGCCCCGGGAGCATCTCCGGCAACGGGTCCTCTCCGCCAACCCCGAGCTCCTTGCCCTCGCCCACCGGGCCGCCCGGGCCGAGGCCGGGGTGGAACTCGCCCGAAAGCTCGCCCGGCCCGACTTCACCCTGGGCGTGGACTACGTCCAGACCGACGGCGCCCTGGCCACGGGCGTCCCGGACAGTGGGAAAGACCCCGTGATGGGCCGGATCACGGTGAATCTCCCCATCTGGTTCGGCACCTACCGGGCCGCGGAACGCGAGGCCGAGGCCGGGCGCCGCGCCGCCCTGGCCGAGCGGCACGACGCGGAATACCGGCTGGCGGCCGACCTCGACCGACTCCTCTTCCGCTACGACGACGCGGAGCGGAAGGTGCGCCTCTACGGCGACAGCCTGGTCCGCAAGGCCCAGGAATCGGTCCGGGCCACGGAGCGGGCCTTCACCGCCGGGAAGGCGGACTTCCTCGACCTCGTGGAGGCCCAGCGGACCCTGCTCGAATTCGAGCTGGCCCTGGCCCGCGCCCGGGCCGACCGGGCCGTAAGCGCCGCGGCCATCGAGATGCTCGCCGGGGGCCCGAGCCGCCCCCGCCCCGAAAGAACGCCCGGCGGCGAGACCGGGCGCCCCGCCACCGGAGGTCCCCATGCGCCTCTCCCCTAG